The sequence TTAACATAAACCCTAAGATATTTACGCCAAGCAAGTATGGAGCGGAGCCTACTTTGAGATTTTTCCATTTTGTTATGTGtttcttattaattaattaccgaTATAGCAAAGAGggttatgtgtttttttattttattttaactgtaatgttagtgataaggttgatgaataaataaatgtcaatatATTCATAGccctttttacacgctttttattagcttcacctgtatgtttgtttgtaaccgacttctttgggcgcgattttgacccactttaaacggccagatttcgttcaaactttgtagatttattgaggaccgatgacaatacactaatttgataaaattattccattttaaccgacttcccaaaaaggaggaggttacacatacacatcgattactccgaggtttatagaccgatttacgtgattctttttttgttcgacttggaatagctgccagttggtcccatattcatcaggtcaggatctgatgatggaaaccctgagaaatcgagggcaaccttcaaaacttgtaggcatatatagggtaaaaacttgacacttaggtgtacgcctaaaagcactattcaactgtgaagatttggagctgacctgatgatggagaccagagagggtcgagggaactcgacaactgaatatgtaaactacctcgtgtttgggcttaaattatttgtattgacaagacctttgcaacagtgaaggtttggagctgacctgatgatggagaccagagaaaatggagggaactcgacaactgaatatgtaaactacctcgtgtttgggcttaaattattcgtattgacaagacctatgcaatagtgaaggtttggagctgacctgatgatggagaccagagaaagtcaagggaactcgacaactgaatatgtaaaatacctcgtttggacttatattctttgtattgatgagaacttcccacttgtatggatagtgacaactattcgtatcactgaaaagctttaaataaataacctttttacaaaaaaattaaaccgagttcccaaaacactaaaaagcaaaaaaaaaactaattttaggtgcatcggcctagaagtcggtggcaaaattaacttagtaacatccattagacaccgacttctaggcttttcaatttgcaaaatatgatctttgttaatttatataattttcatctatagtcgataaggtaagattattaattaaaattttctagaatttttctctacagtcgataaggcaggactcgatgttaatttttatttccaataattatctttagccgttttctctaatattgaccaatttttgtatactaaagagaattttaattctacaaaacaaataatagttttaaaacgaactaaaaagtagaaaataaatattagtttaaaaaaaactaaaaaacacgctttttatagaaaaacgtgctttttaagatattatcgaaatgaaaatcactgtactcatatctgtcaataaaatatttataactattgacaccatgcaccccacgcttttttttaaatatttttttttgtattcacactattattaatttatattcattgaaatttttaacactgttttcttaatttaaattcattaaaatttattttctattttttagttcgtttttctataaaaagcgtgttttttagttttttttaaactaatattttgaaacaagcttaaagtactaaaaatacttactaCAGAGGAATAACCTGCCCACTAGGCTACCTAAGTGCAATACCATGGATTAGTTtcattaataaagtaaaatgtttgAGCGACAGGCATGGGGAGAATCCTCCTTtagataaaaacaaagaaaaaggtAACATCTGACTATCACAAGCGATTTTGactatgtttgttacttttacTGTCCCTGTAAACGGCTGAACTATTTATTATGAAGTTcgatttgaaaatatgtaggtgATACTCTGCATACGATAATCATAATCTATATTTGTGTCTACTCAATGTTAATGTATGCACATGTTATGTATCGACAGCACACGCTACATTATTTATACTATCATCACACAAACATTTTACGCAATTTTCAATGTTTTCTCGCGGTCGCAATTAATTAcctagattaattttattttctactagctttccgcccgcggcttcgcccgcgtggaattcggttatattgcggtataaatcacaactataagaaaacttctcattcccacggaaaaatctaagaagcgcgatgtaacgctggatacgattagttgttaaaccaaaactgaatggtacactatattatacgttttcccttgtggagcaaaaacatgcagattttgggcactggaaacccgggaacacgctacatagagctgaccatgcgaaaaacaatgtttttcaaaaacagtttagacaattaaacaaattgtacatcatccctcgggaattcctcattttcggggattcattatcgtatcatttagcttctaaatttacatgtttatattcgtttgcaatatattaccttgttttaaacgacacacagcgccatctacaatccatccatcaagcaaacaatatttttgctttccctcgggaatatctatttttttcgggataaaaagtaccctattatttaatccggacttctaactttacgtctgcaaaatttcaaagcaatcggttcagtagttacggcgtgaaagcggaccaaacaaacaaacaaactcactttccgatttataatattaagtaaggatAGTAAGGATGTCTGTCTTCTAGCTACATATCTGAATTATCTTATAAATCGTGTCACACCGaaacaaatgtaaatatttgttcgtAATATCAGACATACATATGTCTGATACTTGTGTATGGTCGCAAAGCTGAAAATAACATAGAAAGTCTTGACACTCGTTCATATTACCTATATGTAATGTACCTGGAGTGATCCCAGGCTTAAGCAGGGATCCCAAATACAACAGAAAGTCCTTAAGAACATCCAAAGCAATAATTATCTAATTAATTTGGTAATTATTGCtactatttaatatattttaaaattcaatattttaaattaattatgtaaaatttgaTTTGCACGATATTCAATTGAAAGTCTGGAAAATTGGTCCGTGACGCCCGCACAGCCGAGCGTGATGGGGGATATCGGTAGCGGGGCGTACACGAGTCCTATCACGAATCacgaatttctttttttttttttgagaactcaaactcaaactcaattttttttatttcaaataggcctataaaagctctttcgaaatgTCAAAGTTAGTAGATTTTTCTTACACTTCTGATATTGCCGTTGACCTAACATAATCAAAGCCTAGAAACATGTTCCAATTTTTGTAGTGCAAATGCCACTTAGGTACCAAAGcggccaaaaaaaaataatttcatattagaCACCACAGCCCTCGATACTTTTGGTGTATCCCACCGCAATTTTAAGAAAAAGCTCCTTGAGATACGAACAATGAAGTATAAGAATCATATGTACTAGAACTCTATTTTGACCAGAAtagtaaaacataggtactgttGAATTTTGCACCGTGGCTTCTtcgaaatcaattaaaaattatcttagACATGTTGTCTTACGATTATTTTCTTGGGCGATCTTCATTCGctttaagtttaaatataagATGTAACATTTGCTTTAGTTTTTGAACTAATTTTGAATGACCTTGAAAAGGCTTCAGCGTAAACATCAACAAGGAAGTGTCATCGAACCTTCATACGAGTTGTGCATGCGGCGGCGCATTGCGCAAGCGCGGCTGCGCGCGAGTATATagcgcggcggcgagcgctcgGCAGCACAGACGCAGCAACAAGCAAGTCAACATGAAAGCCTTCGTGAGTAGAGTGTGTGGCGTGTGGTGCGCAGTGTGCGGTGCAGTGCTCAGCATGTAACTCTGTTCCAGATCGTCCTGTGCGCGCTGGTGGCGGTGGCGGCGAGCGCCGCGGTGCGCGAAGCGCGGCTACAGCAGCGGCTGGAGCGGCTCCCTGGGCGGCTACTCCGGCGGCCTGTCCGGCGGCTACTCCGGCGGCCTCTCCGGCGGCTACTCCGGTGGCTACTCCGCGCCCGCTGCCCAGGTGGTCGCCGTCAACAAGGTGGTGAACGTGCAGCGCGAGGTCACCGTGCCGCAGGTGGTCAACGTGCGCAAGATCGTCTCCGTGCCGCAGGTGGTCACCGTCAAGCAGGTCGTGCCCGTCTCCGGCGGGTACGGCGGCTCCCTCGGCGGCGGCTACTCCTCCGGCTCCATCGGCTACTCCTCGGGCTACTCCTCCGGCGGCATCTCCTCCGGCGGACACGGCGGCTCCGGCTGGTGGTGAACACTCTAGTCACCGACAACctgaaatgttatttattaaatagaatTGTTTACAAACACCAACTATAGCAAGTTATTTCTCGAAGTACCGAGCACCTGACTTCAGTTAACCTCGTAAGCAACTTCATGGATCTTTTTAATGAACCGTAAACTTCAACACAAAAAGCTCATACAAGATTGTTTGCTCTTGACAATCAAAGAACTACTTCTAATAAGTGATCACATTGGATAGTTTGGACTAAGACCCTGAGGGATCAGTTCAACCACTttcaaaataatagtaacaagtTTTATGCTTCTGTAATGAGAGCTCTAATCGTTTTACGGAGTTTTTTCAGTACATTAATCAATGAGCATGATTCAAAGTTGTGAATatacgtacctatgtattattagGTTATTTGACTTGCCGAGTCATTGGCCGAGTATTGGTTTTGGTGATGTTTCACATAGTAGATTATGTATAGATGGTTCGCTCCCAAGACATAATGTTTCCTCGTAACGCTGCGGAGGCGGACTGCTCCCGTGTCCGGAGCGCGGGACTGAAAATATATAACTATACGATCAAATCGTCAAGCTAtagacattataaaaaataaacacccaAAACTTGTTTAAGACTTTAGACTGTTAGTTCAACACGGTTACCTACCAATATTTCATGGTATGAACTGTGGTCCTAGTTTACCGTTCTCATTGTACTACAAAAACTGTTGCACATGTAGATGGGCAAGTTCTAaagatatacctattttttcaaattcatttatttattgcgaATATGGGTACATGGGAAGACCTTACAgctatataacaaaatatggaTTGACCATATGCTACCATAAGGCATGTAAAAACTTCATtacaatttaagttatttaaacaCTTCCTTTTGTAGCAGCTTGAGTTATAGGCATAGGTGAGAGTGTGTATAGATAGAGTCATCCTTCACACACAGCTGGTTTCGTCTGCCCACAATTAGTTCATTCGGTGAGTATCCACTCAAAAGCCCACTAAGTATTGCGCAAAAAAGTTAATTCTGCAATGCTTTTATTGCGTACCTACAGCTAATAATTATCCTATTTATACACACACTTattcaataggtatattaaataaacatatttataaaaattgatataattttcagATTTTCAGAATTCCTGGTTAggttttatttatcatattaatttcataatttaaatctatattaatattaacattatagaTATATACAAATTCATCTAAATTGAGTCTCCACTCTCCTAAACATAGGGGAAGGTACTAAAATGTTTATATCTCATCGTGAATAACATCATCATGGAGCAAcgaattaatcaaattaatttaataaaagtgttACTCTAAGGTCACTTGTCtggttatttattataacaacacTGCCTAACGCTACACcctgttttatttacctaacgAGTAGGTACTGCATATTTTCACTTTGTTTCTATTGTTCCACGTAAACAGCATAAAGTCCTTTCCACACAAACGCTGTAGTTACAAGGTGTAATAACGATAAGCCGTTTGGAAGTTGcaattgtttattgaataactttcacataaaatcttaaataataaaataatagtgtatTTTTCTCTACAGTAAATAGTATTCAAATATTCAATATGTATGGGGCCTTACTAATGTCGAATTAAGAACAGTTTTTTGCCCCGCCCCGACGAATTACCCATTTCCTTTCTGTCAATACCGAAAATGTGCAAGACATAATATATCTCTCGCAATTATACTCCGTacttgtttgttaaaaattgcTTATAGTTAATCGTTTTCAAGTACTTAAACTCTGTTCAGCTGTCTTAATTATAACGTTAATCGTAAAACTCGTAGccaaacaaaacaagaaaac is a genomic window of Helicoverpa armigera isolate CAAS_96S chromosome 16, ASM3070526v1, whole genome shotgun sequence containing:
- the LOC135117951 gene encoding LOW QUALITY PROTEIN: chorion class B protein L11-like (The sequence of the model RefSeq protein was modified relative to this genomic sequence to represent the inferred CDS: inserted 2 bases in 1 codon), coding for MKAFIVLCALVAVAASAAVXAKRGYSSGWSGSLGGYSGGLSGGYSGGLSGGYSGGYSAPAAQVVAVNKVVNVQREVTVPQVVNVRKIVSVPQVVTVKQVVPVSGGYGGSLGGGYSSGSIGYSSGYSSGGISSGGHGGSGWW